The Bacteroidales bacterium genome window below encodes:
- a CDS encoding SLATT domain-containing protein, whose protein sequence is MDGKIRNKYENYSWDANTAPAKINELYDQVIERIIFYTNWYKKYKGTKKWWSKKVRLFAIILFLISSLVPIIFPLIKSDNYGWILNIGYITAAIGGGLLFLDKFYGFSTGWMRINSTMLELGDARRDIERTMLKEKIEHKADTIEGFIALLDVIKKFDDTVSNIVKAETDVWLKEFFGGNEELQKLLKTQTEQLKPSDLKISVKNYNLYKNIQLTVDNTAKGEITGGSYVIKSIYPGNRTIYITALKTDGNKEVKKTDVATVKAGELNTIELSLE, encoded by the coding sequence ATGGATGGAAAAATAAGAAACAAATATGAAAATTATTCATGGGATGCAAATACAGCCCCAGCAAAAATAAATGAGCTTTACGATCAAGTGATTGAACGTATTATTTTTTATACAAATTGGTATAAAAAATATAAAGGCACAAAAAAATGGTGGTCGAAAAAAGTGCGTTTATTTGCAATTATTCTTTTCCTTATAAGTAGTTTGGTTCCAATTATTTTCCCTTTAATAAAATCTGACAACTACGGATGGATTCTTAATATTGGTTATATAACTGCCGCTATTGGCGGAGGCTTGCTATTCCTTGATAAATTTTACGGATTTTCAACCGGATGGATGCGTATAAATTCAACCATGCTAGAATTGGGTGATGCCCGCAGGGATATTGAACGAACCATGCTGAAAGAAAAAATCGAGCATAAAGCCGATACGATTGAAGGTTTTATTGCATTGCTTGATGTTATTAAAAAATTTGATGACACCGTAAGCAATATTGTTAAAGCCGAAACCGATGTATGGCTGAAAGAATTTTTTGGCGGGAATGAAGAATTGCAAAAACTTTTAAAAACCCAAACTGAACAACTTAAACCAAGCGACCTTAAAATAAGCGTTAAGAATTATAACCTATACAAAAATATTCAACTCACGGTTGATAATACTGCAAAAGGAGAGATAACAGGTGGTTCGTATGTTATAAAATCAATTTATCCCGGTAATCGAACTATTTATATCACCGCTTTAAAAACAGATGGAAATAAAGAAGTAAAGAAAACTGATGTTGCTACTGTTAAAGCAGGAGAATTAAATACAATTGAACTTTCACTCGAATAA